In the Candidatus Omnitrophota bacterium genome, one interval contains:
- the rpsG gene encoding 30S ribosomal protein S7, translated as MRRRKAEKRETPPDPKYGSQLLARFINVLMTKGKKTTAEKIVYDALDILKQKSQEDQVIKAFNRAIDNIRPRLELKPRRVGGATYQIPIEVNVNRGNSLAMRWIRDFARKKKGKPMTVKLADELVAAYKAEGAAIKKRDETHKMAEANKAFAHLRW; from the coding sequence ATGCGAAGACGAAAAGCTGAAAAACGCGAGACCCCACCGGATCCCAAGTACGGGAGCCAGTTGCTTGCCCGTTTTATCAATGTCCTGATGACCAAGGGCAAAAAGACGACGGCCGAGAAAATCGTTTACGACGCCCTGGACATCCTCAAGCAAAAGTCCCAGGAGGACCAGGTGATCAAGGCGTTCAACCGGGCCATCGACAACATCCGCCCGCGGCTGGAGCTGAAGCCGCGCCGCGTCGGCGGGGCCACGTACCAGATCCCGATCGAGGTGAACGTGAACCGCGGGAATTCCCTGGCCATGCGCTGGATCCGTGATTTCGCCCGCAAGAAGAAGGGCAAACCCATGACCGTTAAGCTCGCCGACGAGCTTGTGGCCGCTTACAAGGCCGAAGGCGCGGCGATCAAGAAGCGCGACGAAACTCACAAAATGGCCGAGGCCAACAAGGCCTTTGCCCACTTACGGTGGTAA